From Musa acuminata AAA Group cultivar baxijiao chromosome BXJ3-8, Cavendish_Baxijiao_AAA, whole genome shotgun sequence, one genomic window encodes:
- the LOC103994760 gene encoding protein EMBRYO DEFECTIVE 514 — protein sequence MAEELPGSNPQHSKGDEAAEEDMEVETSPVRDQPDGAENAAVNGGGGSKRGRQKEAAAEGLEEGAVSKKPKVEKRSFEEERMEKVEGKGEGGADMEEFEGDKARSFDEERMEKLDGKGERGEDSEGGDGDDKEAFVGDKARSVEEERMEKVEGKGEGAEDLEGGGDDEKEFKGEEEGGGDLEEGRGDVEKETSDVSVGPKVFTSSVEMFEYFFKLLHSWSPNLDLNKYEHMVLHDLLNKGHPEPTKKIGVGIQAFQVRYHPAWKSRCFFVVRVDETIDDFSFRKCVDNILPLPDNMKARLSSGGNKVTDHKKAWSNQKGGRGNRGRGGRGGGGRGRGRGCGGKKGGGFKK from the exons ATGGCGGAAGAGCTCCCGGGTAGCAACCCCCAACATTCCAAAGGCGACGAGGCTGCCGAAGAAGACATGGAAGTCGAGACGAGCCCCGTCCGGGACCAGCCCGACGGTGCCGAGAATGCGGCGGTTAATGGTGGTGGCGGCTCGAAGAGGGGAAGACAGAAGGAAGCGGCGGCCGAGGGACTCGAGGAAGGCGCTGTCTCGAAGAAGCCGAAGGTTGAGAAGAGATCCTTTGAGGAAGAAAGGATGGAGAAAGTTGAAGGGAAGGGAGAAGGGGGAGCTGATATGGAGGAGTTCGAAGGTGACAAGGCGAGATCatttgatgaagaaaggatggagAAGCTTGATGGGAAGGGAGAAAGGGGTGAGGATTCGGAGGGGGGAGACGGTGACGACAAGGAGGCGTTCGTAGGCGACAAGGCGAGATCAGTCGAGGAAGAACGGATGGAGAAAGTTGAAGGGAAGGGAGAGGGGGCCGAGGATTTGGAGGGAGGCGGTGACGACGAGAAAGAGttcaaaggagaagaagaagggggaggGGATTTGGAGGAGGGAAGAGGTGACGTTGAGAAGGAAACCTCCGACGTGAGCGTCGGCCCGAAGGTCTTTACCTCCTCGGTCGAGATGTTCGAGTACTTCTTCAAGTTGCTCCATTCCTGGTCACCAAATCTTGATCTCAACAAG TATGAGCACATGGTGTTGCATGACTTGCTGAATAAGGGGCATCCAGAGCCCACTAAGAAGATTGGAGTAGGTATCCAAGCATTCCAGGTGCGCTACCATCCGGCCTGGAAAAGCAGGTGCTTCTTCGTTGTCCGAGTTGATGAAACAATAGACGACTTCAGCTTCCGTAAATGTGTCGACAACATACTGCCCTTGCCCGACAACATGAAAGCCCGACTGTCATCGGGTGGCAATAAGGTGACGGATCATAAGAAAGCATGGAGCAATCAGAAGGGAGGCCGTGGCAATAGGgggcgaggaggaagaggtggtgGTGGTCGTGGCCGTGGCCGTGGCTGTGGTGGAAAAAAGGGAGGAGGGTTCAAGAAATAA